Genomic segment of Passer domesticus isolate bPasDom1 chromosome 4, bPasDom1.hap1, whole genome shotgun sequence:
aggtaaagacagtttaacaggacagaaaaggaggggaaaataataataaaaggaTATACAAGACCAGTGACCACCCACTGATCGATTCACAGCCAGTCCCCAAGGAGTGATCAGTGTCCTTCCCTGGCCAACTCCCTCCAGTCTTATTGTTCAGCAGGATTCCATAAAGTGTGGGATATCCCTTGGGTCAGCTGGGGTCTGCTGACCTGGCTATGTCTGCTCCCAAATCCTTATGCACATCAGCCTGCTcactggcagggcagcaggagaagctgtgttttatcaacattattctcatcctcaaaccaaaacacagcatTGTATCAGctgctaaagaaaacattaaCTATAACTGCCACAACCAGAACAAGCATTACATTTTTtgatatatttataaatatgtaAGTTCTTAAATGGTATGATTGATCCTAGGAGTGATAGCTAGCCTTCATCTTAGGGCTATGGTctacaaaatgcattttgtatAACTTGCAGGCAATTCTAATCAAGGATTTCTGTAACAGGAAAAGCTTGTGCAAAGTAAAGACTATCTGGAAGAAGTGAAATGCCTCCTGTGGTTTGCAAGCAGAACTATCAAAGTGCTATCCAGCAGTATTAAAGCTCTTTTGGTGTTTTACGTGGTTTGAAAGAAACTCCGGGAGGCTTTCATGGTATAATTACAGGTCAGTACAGGAGGGAACAAAACCCAGCTCTTTCCAACAGTGAAAACCTTCTGTGTTGTCGTGTTTTAACCCCAGCCAGTGACTAAGTATAtatgtgtacacacacacaggcacacacacacgGGATGGGAAGATGGAGAATCAGAAAAAGTAAAACTCATAGGTTTAGGTAGGAACATTTCAGTAACTGAAATaaagtaaacaaaaataataaaaattaaaaggataAAGAGAGAGATGAGTAGACCCCAAGACAGACAAGTGATACACAACACAGTTGCTCACCACCCCCTGTCCAGTCCccaagcagcagctggtggcttCAGGCTGATCAGGATATAAACTCCTTTTTATATACTAGACATGATGCTCTATGGTGTGAAATATTCCTTTGGgcagtttgggtcagctgtcctggccctGCTTCCTTCCAGCTTCTTGTGCACCTCCTCACTGGTGGAGTACGGTAACCTGAGAAGTCCTGGATTTAAggtaagcactgctcagcaacaacTCAATCATCAGTGTTACCACCATTATTCTCACACTacatccaaaacacagcactgcatCAGTTACTacgaagaaaattaactctatcccatcCAAACCCAGGATATGCATTAATTTAAGCACCTAGTTTGACCCCATTTgtacagaactcagcaagccatcTAGCTGAATTAGTGGTTTGGACTCATTGTGGTACTTTTGTCATTTTAAGCAAACAAGACCATTAACATTCCCTCCTTTAATGTTAAAAAGATTTGTAGGGTTACAACCATGGAATTCCAGGGTAATGCAGAATTGTTTCAATTCTATGGTAGAAGAAGTTAGGGGAAGTACAAGTTCATCTAGCAAAGTTTCATAAAGCTCTACAATAATATTTCTCTTTTAGTGCTATTTCATATCCACAAATAGGAAAAGAAACATTGAGGCACAACCAAAGAACTTCAACAGAAACTTTTTGTTTATGAAGCCTTTACATTCACTGTCATGTACACTAAGCACTAGtgacaaacaaaccaaaaaatacaactggtaaagaaaaaaacacacaaaattatATCACATTATAGTCTATGAGTCCAGTGAATTTTATGCATTTAATTTCTATTGCCTGTTCACAGatgcaatattttaattttcattcctCTCCTGTGAATATTTATAGCAAATTGCTTTTTAATGAAAGCAAATCATTATCTTTCTAACAGAGGACCTAATGCAGAAGTTAACTGACACCTGTAGGTAAGCAACAAGTACAGAGACCAAACCCCAAATAATTCAGACATCAGGTAATTTTAGTTAGAGAAGTCAGAGAGGGAACAAGTGACAGAAGTACAGGCTCATATATCCATCAGCCTCACAGAGGGCATATTAAATAAGTTTTTTGGGCACAATGATCTTAACTGTGGAACTTCCTTTTAGTTTTCATCAGAACAGACtaaatgaaagcaaagatgAATACAGTAGCCAAGTTGTGCCACAACAGAAACATAAATCAACATATTTGTACATATATCCTTTCCGTGCATATAATACACAACACAAAATGTTTTATTCAAAAACAGACATttgatgaatttttaaaaaataacatagAAACTACATTTCACCATTCTGTCAAATCAAAAGTATATCCTTAGGCTGCAAACCATTCGTTTTACTGGACAGCCCTTAAAAGGATCAACCTATTTGATCTGGAAAGTGCTGCAGAAGTAAGGCATTGATATAGAATCAGGTAGAAATATGTAGTGCGTGTACATTGGCTTGGGgtgttttcctggttttttaACAACAAACCTGCAGGACCACACCCATGAGAGAGAACTCAAGGCAACTTGCAGCAGAAACATGCAGGTACAGGCTATGAAAGATGTCTCATACTGGTACACACAACACACTCTCCTGTTGAACCCATCAGATGCTTCAACTGCTAGTAAACCTAAAATGTGACCTGTATTAAAAATCACCTGAGAATTCAATATAACTCCTTGGTGCCTCCGATGTCCCCACTATGGAGTCTTCTTGGAACATTAAAATGGCACCAGCATTTTACAATGTCACGCCCTAGGTGGACATACACCAAAGGAAAGCAATTTCAGTCCCCAAGCTTCTGGCATAAAATGGAGAGAAGGAtgacttgtttcttttttacatGAATGAGAATATCATAGTGATCTTCAAATCAGTGAATTCATGTCAGTGTTTAATGTATCACTGTCTGAAAAGCCTAAAGGTTTGTAACCAAGACTTGCTTCCTTTTGGCTGGATCTTCAGCTTTATTGTACACCACGAGATCTCGGTGTCTTCTCTCAGAGATCCGTCTTGCCCTCGTAATGACACGTACAAGCAGCTCTCTGGCTGTCCAGGTATGGCTTGCATCCTAAATGTATAACTGCATCAAACAGCAGCTGGACAGTTGATTCACAAGCTGCAAGCAAAGAAGAGTTCAGTTAAAAGTACTCTTTGAGTGGAATAGAAACTAACAGGAGAAAACTCTGGCAAACTGAGAATGACTCTAAGAAAGAAACAATCTTCTCTGGGCAAAGCAAATAGATTGTCAAATGAAAGACTGAAGTATCACAGAGTCATTTAAGTTTTGAGTAAAGATTTTTTATAtgccaaacaaaatgaaaattcattGCATATGGAATGTTACCTGTGTTGGAAAGATACTGAGTCTTGGCAGATGAAAGAGCTGGTTTACCTTCTCACTCTTTGCATCCCAGTTTATGCAGAGGTTGCTATCTTTAACATCAGCTCAACAGAATTGAACAAATATTCACCAGTTCTGATACTGAAGACTAACATGATGATTTATTTACAGTTAAATAAATTTGAGAAGTTCAAACACAAGGTTGTTCTAAGAACTTACTGCTCCCAATGGGAGTATTTACTATGAAAGTGACACTGACCAAGTTAAAAAGTAATTATGTATCCATCAGCTGCAGGCCAACAACCAGAAGAAATACCATATGGTCTGTTACTGAGAAACCTAACATTTATTCATTAGGGGACAGCATTAACTACTTCCACTATGACAGTCTATTATTTTAATACCTTATTTCATAACAGGGAAAGATTCTGTATTTTCCTGTAGTTTACTAGCAATCACACATAGAAGTTTAGAAATCACCCAGCAGAACAGTCATGTTACAGCTATGTTACAGTAAATGCATCTATAATTCTTGCATTTTGATCAAGTTGTATTCCAATATTCACACTCCCAAATGGGCAGctgaactggtttaggacaaattagggaaaatatctccaaaggagccccttataggaaacaaaaccctccgcaccttcccccctccccaccactgggttcgggaagaatttcttcagaggggaagtggaaaaagcttgtttattaaagaacaacaaaaaaacactcccagcacaagagaaatagcccgagatggcaacagatgtttcaccagtccaaggggtcgagccgtttctctcttcgctgcggagggtacgaagcttctcttgcagaccccggacagagccccttgcacggcgccggtccgatatcttcggggggggaaagggggggggggggggaaggggaaggaagggaacaacagaaaccggggaaaggaggggaaaaagaaaaatggcgaaaaaaacaagcgagctaaaaaagcaagaaaaaaagaaagagaagcaaagctagaagagcaagcaagcagccagccggccaagcaagcatgcaaaaagtccagccccaaggcagggggggggggaagaacaaaaacgatagacacaacaaacggagcaggggacagaaaccacgatttgggataataagcatgaaaatgtcctgtccccacgacagcagcattattttttctcctaaagTTGAAACTAACCTTAACTTGAAGTTAGATTTAACCTTGATCATTTTCCTGTGCTGTTTCACTGCTCTGCTGTACAAGcacctgggctgcacaggagagGGACAGAACAAAGCCTCCTTCATCAGCTTATGAAAATGTGACCTTGCTGCACTGCACAAAGATTCTCTGCCAAGTTAAGCTCAggttaaacattaaaaaaaaaaaaggctttttcacACTTACCCTGGACACTCTCTGAGATTCCAAGCGTTTTCTGCACATCTCTGCAAATTTTTGAGAGGCAGGTCTGAAACTGCTCATCACAATCATTTTTTTTATTGCCACAAGTATCATAGCATCTGTCGTGGTGATTGCAGCACCTTGTCATTGAAGGGATGCCAATGTCAAACTGTgcagaaaacacacacacacctccaTTGGTATTCCAGCATAAGAAAAATAGAGCCTATGGACAGACTGTaacagttaaaaattaaaactaatgGGATGGGTTGAGatgaagacagtttaatagATGAAtcaaagaagacaaaaatatcccaaaacgAGCAGTGCGAAAATCATTCAGCTCATTTCAAAGCAGAGGATACCAAGCTAGTCTCTTGCAACAGCCACCTGGAAGTCATACACAGCTCTGCAATGACCTCCTCCCCACCTTCTCCCACTGCTCCAGTTTTTACTGCTGGGCACCACTGTACAGTATGGAACATCCCTCTGTTCAGTGTAGGtctgctgcccagctgtgtccccacccAGCATCTTGCCCAGCCCCAGCTTACACTCTGGGGTGGTGGATGGGCAgagttggggaaaaaaaaaagtcccaaagCTGGAGGACGAAAAGCTGACTCCTATTTTCTTTCTAGCATTAAGGAAAAAGGGTTTGTGTCAATAAGGACAGCAAGAGTCATAGCCAAACCCTCCACTCTCACACGGCTACAGCTGCAGTTACACATTGCTTTCAAGACTGTGCAAACAAAGTACTAAACCAAACACTCAAAACCCAAGAAATTTATCATCATCACATTTTATGCTTGTAATCTTGGAAAATGTTTATGCTGTGTTCATTTACAATACTAACACTTCCCATATGTTGTCACCAGAGCATGTGTTAGGAGCTGATAAGAACACGGACCTTGTATATGGATGCTGTCTCAGAAGGGGGGATGGAAAAAATAATCTACGCTGAGGAAAGCTGATGTACGAAAGACACACAAAGGAGCCCCCACATGGAAATACTGACCTGAACTCCAAACAGAGGGGATCCACAGCCATTTGGGGGTGATGGTTTATATCCATAGCGTGGAACAGGTCTTGATCCTAAAAAAGGTAATTTGTCATGTCTcaaatagatattttttcaCAGGATTTTAGTAGTTTTAAAACTCACCACAGACATTTGTTTGCCTCAAGACAGTATCAGTTGTATTTTTAACTTAAACATATATTCAGGTACCCGCATATCAACAATTCTTTCCAAATCACAACTCAGGGGTActaggcaatttttttttagaaagggGGACAAGGGAGGACACAGCTGAGCAAGTGTCAATGTTTGCTTcctaagttaaaaaaaatttattaaaatccaTGTGTTGGTTAAGTATGCAATATATAGGACTATATTAACAGAGTACTTTAGTGTAAGTTCATTAATACTTCTATGCTCTATATGCAACCAACAGTAGttatctgatttttttatctTAACTGGAATGAAacatcatttttatttttacagctgTAACATTAATAGAATTTAAATTAGTAGACACTGCTAAACTCACATCTCCCCAAACACTTGATAATGCAGAAAACCAAGGAATTCTGCATCCCAAGTTAAGAAAGACCGTGGAGTTAATTTGAAAAATGACCCTCCCATTCATTTCAGTATTGGAAACAATCTGAAGCCACAGTCAAATGtaataggaaaagaaaaccacatttgaaaaatgcatattttagtCCAGAGTGTAAATGTCACAGTGTCCTGGCCACTCTTGTACAACCAGCCAGGGTGTCACCACCAGACTCATTCCCTGACTTAAGAAATAACCTGACTCAGTAAACTGGGATGATGTGACTCCACCATGGCCGGCTATGCCAGCCTCCCGTTCTGGGGTGCTCTTGAGGTGCCAGTGAAAAGCCTGGAAAGAGATCCCATTTCTGGAGCATCACCTGCCTGGCACCAGGATGGGCACAGCACGGGAGGtgatcacagaatgggtcaggctggaaggcACCACAGTGAGTCATCTGGACCAAATGCCCTgatcaagcagggtcatcctaataataacagtaaaataataataataataataataataataataataataataataataataataacaacaacaaccatCATCATCTATCAGGTCATGCCAATTTGAGCTGCCTCAGTTATAGTTCAGGCAAATGAGGCAGCTGAAGCCCAGGGAAGAAGCACAGATCACAGCTGTCCTCTGCTGGTAGCAGCAGGACACAAAGAGCAGGATGCATTCCTTCCACTGGCAAACGCGGCTGCCATTAAAACCTGTTATTCAAGTGCGACTTCAAAACAACATATTCCATAGCTCAGATTTAAGCTCTTCTGTCCCAAACCGAAATGCTCAGGAGTCCTCGTAAATAACCAGCCTGGAGAGAGTAACTCTTCCCACTCCAGGGTTTTTCCCTGGATACATCAGCTACGTATTTGACAGCAATAAGCCTTTCTCCAAGGGAAACGTCTTGGAGACGCTTAAAAGGAGCTACTTAAAAGTCGCCTTAGGAGACCCGCTTGAGTGTACCCCTGCTCCGCACACGTTATGCCCGTATTTAAGCACACATACACGTGCAGGGGCTGGCTCGCCCAGGCTCGTACGGGATTTACAGGCACGCTCTCCGGAGGAGCTCGGCAGGGAGGCTcgccccgggagcggccccgggccGCCCTGCCCGGGACAAGGGTcgcgccgccggccccgctcaCCGTCGCTGCACTTGTACTGGCAGAGCCCGTCCTCGCCGCCCAGCAGGTCCAGGGCCGCGTTCAGGTACATGTCGATCTTGTGCACGCCATTGCGGATCGTCTTCAGCGTCATCCGCCAGTCCGGCGTCTGCGGCGCCTCCTGGCCCCGCGCCGGCCGCCAGGCGCAGCCCGCGAccgccaccagcagcagcagcgggggcAGCAGCGACAGCCGGGCCGGGGCCATGCCGAGCCCGCTAAGCCGCCgccttcttcttctcctcctccgccgcccgcccggcccggcccgctaCCACCACCGGCACCGCCAGGGCCGCCATGgtccccgcggccccgcccgagcgcccgcccgcccgcggggaggggccgcccccgccggccGGCCATGGCCGCGCCGCCGAGCGCTCCGTGTGCCCTGTGAGGGGTTCCCTGTGCCGTgtcagctgtgccctgtgccgTGTGCCCTGTGCGGGGTTCCCTGTGCCCTCTGCCGTGTGTCCTCTGCCGTGCGCGGCCTTCCGGACGGTAGTGCCGAGCGGCTGAGCCGGGCCCCCGAGGGACCGAACTCTGTGACGGTGCTGGGTGCGAGGGAAACTCACCCGGCCGTGCTTGCACATGGAGTGGCTCTCACGGCGTCGCCAAAAGTGCGAGGAGCGCTTGAAAAGTGCAAGGAGCACCATGAAAGTGTATCTGTTAAACGGTAAAAGTCCGGTCTTGATttgttcaaaagaaaaatcagaccAAAATGAACTTGCTTTACTAAGCGCCGTGTTTGgttttcagcatttaaaaaaaatttatatctAAATGCTAGATGCTTCGCAGATGAACTGAATTGGAACCACGTGAAAATTGTTTTAACTGTCGTAATGAAAACTCTGATTGTTGTGTGAAATCCCTCAGAAAATAGTAGTATTTGGCTTCAGGGCCAAAGTTAAATGTAAAGAAGAACCGGAAATGGAAAGAGAGCCAAGAGACTTTCAGAACCGACAGGGCATAAAGACaaatattttgctattttttttcaatttttttatttgcaacCTCAGCATTTAGTATTATGTGTAGTTAACTAATGAAATTGGTGGGAAaagttcttcacagaaaaattAAGTCAAACAAAAGAGGGAGCTCTTTGTACATCTGTCCAGCGTTTTCCTTTTTAGGATTTCTTTACCAAGACCCTGAttcagcaaaataatttctgtgtagGAATGTACTTAAATGCTTTCCTAAATAGCAGACTTTGTtgagggtgtgtgtgtgtttgttaaGAGAAGGAATTCACACCCTTACTTTAATTATTTTGGTGACTAATGGTGTCTTTATGTGACCGAGTCATGCTGATGTGGGGTTTTTACAAGTCTGGAAGATTAGAAAAGTcaatgaaaacataaaaattgTTGTCTGACTGTCATGAATTATAGAAGAAATAGCACCACAACAAGTGTGTTGTGTGAACATGTGCAATTTATTCAGCAGGATAATTTAGAGAAATAAAGTGAAATAGATATTGAAAGTGTTTGTCATTAGAATACAGTGAAAAATGTTCTAAAGCTATTGATAATTTTCATACAACTGGCTGGAGTTATGTGAGCTGAGGGTAGCAATCCACAAATCAAATTCTACTTCTTCAAAAAGAATTTGTGCACGCTTTTTGTGAACAGCTCTTGCTGAATGGGAAGGTATTATGTATAGCCTGATGTTTTCTTTATGACAGCAAGAAGTCTAACTTTGTATCTGCCACATGGTTTTGTAGAATTAAGTCAATGTGTATAAGGTATTatctttttatatatttatattgcTATATAAAATGTATGTGTATAAGAATACAGATGCACATAGAGTGTGTGATAGTGTGTAGACTAAAATTCTGCTTGGTGTTGAGAGTTTGTTGGATACctgaaatatatatacatacacagaaATCTTAAGATGTAAAGATGCTTTTGATTTAAGTTGAAGATTTAAGTTTCAAAATTCCTTTGTTGTTTGTGACCAGTTGCTGTTAAATTCACAAAACTTAAGAGCTACAAAAATTGCCCCAGACTAGATGATCATATGATGTATTAGATATTAATTGTCTGAGTTTGTAGCTGCAAAAACTACCAAGGAGATTTATTATTTGAGTAATTGTTGCATTACAACAAATCTCATGTTCATAGCCAATCTGTTGATTAATAGATGGGCTGAGGTCTGCTTCTGCAATAAGCCTAAGGAATCAAGTGCCAAGCCAGGCAGCCTGCTGAGGGTTTCTGGTGACTTAGACCTCGAGATGATGTAAGTTCTTTAAAGCAGACTGGCTGCTGTCCTTTCTGTGAAGTTCACACATTGCCAGTGTAGTCATTTTCCAACCACTGCTTCCAGTATCATCATCCCTTTTAGCTAAATAAACAACAGCAACTGAAATGCAAtgtgaaagtggaaaaaaacccaagatgacaagaagaaaatgttttaatatCTGCTTTTATTAGAGACCTTTGCAGTGGACTTGTGCCTGTAAAATTCTCTTCCCACAGCCTCTGCAAAAATGTGGTATCCAGAGAGTGTTAAGAATTTTCAAAATACATTCCTTGAAGATTTGTACTGATTCTTGCTAAGTTACATGACAGCTGATTGTGGAAAAGGACTATTTTTGCATAGGTGATATGAAGGAAGCATTTAATTTTCTGAGCTTCAGATATTGTACCGTGAAATGAGGCCCCTTGACACATGGTGGCTAATCCAGTCAAAATAGCTGGCAACTTGTGTGTACACGCCAGGGTGACCAGCCTCCCCACAGTTCTCACCCCAGCTCACAATGCCCCACACGTAGGCCACGTCTTCTGCATCAAAGCAGACCAGGGGGCCTCCTGAATCACCTTTACAGCTGTCTGTGGAGCCGTCGTAGGTACctgaaggggaaataaaaagtGAAAGTGAGTTAAGGTACAAGCTGGCACAcgaggcagagctcaggagaTGTTTCAGGTCTGTGTCGCTTCCTAACAGGTGTTTGCCTAATGGTCACCATTAAACAAGATTCTGAACCTCTTCAAGTCTGTTCCTTCTCATTTCAAGTGCAGGGCCTCTCTTTATACTTGTGGCTGGCCCAAATTCTCATTTGCTTTTTAATCAGT
This window contains:
- the PLA2G12A gene encoding group XIIA secretory phospholipase A2 gives rise to the protein MAPARLSLLPPLLLLVAVAGCAWRPARGQEAPQTPDWRMTLKTIRNGVHKIDMYLNAALDLLGGEDGLCQYKCSDGSRPVPRYGYKPSPPNGCGSPLFGVQFDIGIPSMTRCCNHHDRCYDTCGNKKNDCDEQFQTCLSKICRDVQKTLGISESVQACESTVQLLFDAVIHLGCKPYLDSQRAACTCHYEGKTDL